From Methylocystis sp. ATCC 49242, one genomic window encodes:
- a CDS encoding site-specific integrase — protein sequence MGATPPWVRIPPLPPAKHSPPFATVRFSLFFLCFLSLLVLACSFLFVTIRRQLADQLADRTLFGGRLNARKVSTAAPGEYADGGGLYLRVAESGSRTWVYRFSWQGRRPEMGLGAVADGVGLADARAARDEARKLVRAGINPIEARRDAKRAGEKNKTFGAVADDFVAAKSPQWRNEKHLAQWAMTLEKYAAPIRHKPVDEITTEDVLTVLQPLWATRPETASRLRGRIESVLDAAKALGLREGENPARWRGHLSHLLPKRQKLARGHHAAMPYAEVPAFVRRLREHRSASALALEFCILTAARTGEVIGAQWGEIDMAGKVWTVPAARMKAARPHRIPLSGRATAILEKLHVIRFSEYVFPGQRRGKPLSNMAMEMVLRRMCVEDATVHGFRSAFRDWAGNETHFPREIVEAALAHVVGDKAEQAYRRGDALEKRRALMDAWSAFCEAKEAGGAEVIAFKRSGE from the coding sequence GTGGGGGCAACTCCACCGTGGGTTCGAATCCCACCTCTTCCGCCAGCTAAGCACTCGCCTCCGTTCGCCACCGTTCGTTTTTCCCTGTTTTTCCTGTGTTTTCTTTCCCTGCTCGTCCTTGCGTGTTCATTTTTGTTCGTTACAATCCGCCGCCAACTGGCGGATCAACTGGCGGATCGGACTTTGTTCGGCGGAAGACTCAATGCGCGCAAGGTCTCGACGGCCGCCCCCGGCGAATATGCCGATGGTGGCGGTTTGTATTTGCGTGTCGCCGAATCGGGATCGCGCACATGGGTTTATCGCTTCTCGTGGCAAGGCCGGCGTCCAGAAATGGGCCTCGGCGCCGTCGCCGATGGCGTCGGGCTCGCCGATGCACGCGCGGCGCGAGACGAAGCCCGCAAGCTCGTCAGGGCCGGCATTAATCCGATCGAGGCGCGTCGCGATGCGAAGCGCGCCGGTGAGAAAAATAAGACGTTCGGCGCCGTCGCAGATGATTTTGTGGCCGCCAAGTCGCCCCAGTGGCGCAATGAGAAGCACCTGGCGCAATGGGCGATGACGCTGGAAAAATACGCTGCGCCCATTCGCCACAAGCCCGTGGACGAAATCACAACGGAAGACGTTTTGACCGTCCTCCAGCCCCTATGGGCGACGCGACCGGAAACCGCCTCGCGCCTACGGGGGCGGATCGAATCAGTTCTAGACGCCGCAAAGGCGCTCGGGTTGCGCGAGGGCGAAAATCCCGCCCGCTGGCGCGGCCATCTTTCTCACCTCCTGCCAAAGCGGCAAAAATTGGCGAGAGGCCATCACGCCGCGATGCCCTATGCGGAGGTTCCGGCCTTCGTCCGTCGATTGCGTGAGCATCGTTCCGCATCGGCGCTGGCGCTTGAATTTTGCATTTTGACGGCGGCTCGAACGGGAGAAGTTATCGGCGCCCAATGGGGCGAAATCGACATGGCGGGCAAGGTTTGGACGGTCCCGGCGGCGCGCATGAAGGCCGCACGCCCCCACCGCATACCGCTTTCCGGCCGGGCGACGGCAATCCTCGAAAAGCTCCACGTGATCCGGTTTTCTGAATATGTCTTTCCGGGCCAGCGGCGCGGCAAACCTCTGTCCAATATGGCGATGGAAATGGTTTTGCGCCGCATGTGTGTCGAGGACGCGACCGTTCACGGTTTCCGTAGCGCCTTTCGTGACTGGGCCGGGAACGAAACACATTTCCCCCGCGAGATCGTCGAGGCGGCGCTGGCGCATGTCGTAGGCGACAAGGCCGAGCAAGCCTACCGGCGCGGCGACGCGCTGGAGAAGCGGCGGGCGCTCATGGACGCATGGTCCGCGTTCTGCGAGGCGAAGGAAGCGGGCGGCGCGGAAGTGATTGCTTTCAAGAGATCTGGCGAATGA
- a CDS encoding helix-turn-helix domain-containing protein: MESGAFTVTEFCAWAKIGKTLTYELINSGDLPVVKIASKTLIRRQDAEALLEKYLKKAGDADKTAKVA, encoded by the coding sequence ATGGAAAGCGGCGCTTTCACGGTTACCGAATTTTGCGCTTGGGCAAAGATCGGCAAAACCCTCACTTACGAACTGATCAATTCCGGCGATCTTCCCGTCGTGAAGATCGCGTCGAAAACTCTTATCCGTCGCCAGGACGCCGAGGCTCTACTCGAGAAGTATTTGAAGAAGGCCGGCGACGCCGATAAGACGGCGAAGGTCGCTTGA
- a CDS encoding AAA family ATPase, which translates to MALGLFARRRLAGEAAPMTLAPSPPWRRQPSPPPAPTGDAPSPLAVALDYIERGWSPIPIGFRSKAPSLPGWTDLRISADEASRYFNGAPANIGVVLGQNSSGLSDVDLDCPEAIAAAPYFLPKTAAIFGRETARASHWLYYTNSASVNLSANVYFDDPIAKERGAKARIVDLRLGPKVQTVFPGSAHEDTSEPIAWEPGCDGEPARVECDDLFRRVERLAACSLLARHWPAHGARHDARLAVAGVLVRAGFSESESKLFAEALARAVGDEDARDFAAAIRSTYARASSGEKFSGLPRACDVFGDAIGRAVADWLRLDESGADFGQSLLGPKPRATIVENGVVADAETGEILRQPAGESGRIGRLGILTSAQFVAGFTPPDYFLDGVCQRGFLYSLTAATGAGKTAVALTIAATAGGGGGTLGGREVMGGKVLFLAGENPDDARMRWIAMAHHFDFDIATIGVRFRPTAFDISKSLPDLRAEAEAAGEFSLIICDTSAAFFQGDDENSNTQLGAYARTQLRKLTELPGRPCVIVLCHPTKNASADNLLPRGGGAFLAEVDGNLTAANAGGVVTLHWQGKFRGPDFEPLRFALEKVSTPSLVDSRGREIPSVIARPLDMREAGALAADERREEDILLELMLDHEAASIAELARLAGWATGDGDTPHKSKVARILQSFAAERPPLAKKIRAHWTLTGNGQEEAARVRDERRKAEQNAARFSRLGEPE; encoded by the coding sequence ATGGCTCTTGGACTTTTTGCGCGGCGTCGTCTTGCCGGCGAGGCCGCGCCGATGACGCTTGCGCCCTCGCCCCCCTGGCGTCGCCAGCCGTCGCCGCCTCCCGCCCCCACTGGCGACGCCCCGTCGCCGCTCGCTGTCGCGCTCGACTACATCGAGCGGGGCTGGTCGCCGATCCCGATTGGTTTCCGATCGAAAGCGCCATCACTCCCCGGCTGGACGGACCTCCGGATCAGCGCCGACGAGGCGTCACGCTATTTTAACGGCGCGCCGGCCAACATCGGAGTTGTATTAGGCCAAAACTCATCGGGCCTGAGCGACGTTGACCTTGACTGTCCCGAGGCCATCGCGGCCGCGCCGTATTTCCTTCCAAAAACCGCAGCGATCTTCGGCCGCGAGACGGCGCGCGCGTCGCATTGGCTCTATTACACTAACTCAGCTAGTGTAAATCTTTCCGCCAACGTCTACTTTGACGATCCGATCGCCAAGGAGCGTGGCGCGAAAGCCCGCATTGTCGATTTGCGTCTTGGTCCGAAAGTCCAGACAGTCTTTCCGGGCTCAGCACACGAAGACACAAGCGAGCCGATCGCTTGGGAGCCCGGCTGTGACGGCGAGCCGGCGCGCGTCGAATGCGACGACCTTTTTCGTCGCGTCGAGCGCCTCGCCGCATGCAGCTTGTTGGCGCGGCATTGGCCCGCGCATGGCGCGCGCCATGATGCGCGCCTCGCCGTCGCTGGCGTCCTAGTCCGCGCCGGATTTTCGGAGAGCGAGAGCAAACTTTTTGCCGAGGCGCTCGCCCGCGCTGTCGGCGACGAAGATGCGAGAGACTTCGCGGCGGCGATCCGAAGCACGTATGCGCGGGCGAGCTCGGGCGAAAAATTCTCGGGTTTGCCGAGGGCGTGTGACGTCTTCGGCGATGCGATCGGGCGCGCCGTGGCGGATTGGCTTCGCCTTGACGAGAGCGGCGCCGATTTTGGGCAATCTCTTCTCGGGCCGAAACCGCGCGCGACGATCGTCGAGAACGGCGTGGTGGCCGACGCCGAGACGGGCGAAATTCTGCGGCAACCGGCGGGAGAGAGTGGACGCATCGGCCGCCTCGGCATTCTCACAAGCGCGCAATTCGTGGCCGGCTTCACGCCGCCAGACTACTTCCTCGACGGCGTTTGCCAACGCGGCTTCCTCTATTCACTCACAGCCGCCACGGGCGCCGGAAAGACCGCCGTCGCGCTCACCATTGCGGCGACGGCCGGGGGCGGCGGGGGAACGCTCGGCGGCCGTGAGGTGATGGGCGGAAAAGTCCTATTCCTTGCCGGAGAAAACCCGGACGATGCGCGAATGCGCTGGATCGCGATGGCGCATCATTTCGACTTCGATATCGCCACGATTGGCGTCCGCTTCCGCCCGACCGCTTTCGATATCTCGAAATCGCTTCCAGACCTTCGGGCCGAGGCAGAGGCCGCCGGCGAGTTTTCGCTGATTATCTGCGACACGTCGGCGGCGTTCTTTCAGGGCGACGACGAAAATTCAAACACACAGCTTGGCGCCTATGCGCGCACACAGTTGAGAAAGCTGACCGAACTTCCCGGCCGGCCGTGCGTCATCGTTCTTTGTCATCCGACCAAAAACGCATCGGCTGACAACCTCCTGCCGCGGGGAGGCGGCGCGTTTCTCGCCGAAGTGGACGGCAACCTCACGGCGGCAAACGCGGGCGGCGTCGTGACGTTGCACTGGCAAGGCAAGTTCCGTGGCCCCGACTTCGAGCCGCTCCGCTTCGCGCTCGAAAAGGTCTCGACACCGAGCCTTGTGGATTCGCGCGGCCGGGAAATTCCATCGGTCATCGCCCGGCCGCTCGACATGCGCGAGGCAGGCGCCCTGGCCGCTGACGAGCGGCGTGAAGAGGACATTCTCCTTGAGCTAATGCTTGACCACGAGGCCGCGTCGATTGCCGAGCTGGCGAGGTTGGCCGGATGGGCTACCGGCGACGGCGACACGCCTCACAAGTCAAAGGTCGCGCGTATCCTTCAATCTTTCGCGGCGGAACGACCGCCCCTCGCAAAGAAAATTCGCGCGCATTGGACACTGACCGGTAACGGCCAAGAAGAAGCCGCGCGCGTCCGCGATGAGCGAAGGAAGGCCGAGCAAAACGCCGCCCGATTTTCTCGATTGGGAGAGCCCGAATGA
- a CDS encoding type II toxin-antitoxin system HicB family antitoxin produces the protein MTTMTHDGYLATVEIDEDAGIMHGRVINARAMLTFEGETLAELRQAFADTIEDYRDWCKERGVEPERPYSGTLSIRITPELHKRVAELAAKAGESINQFIAERLEEVA, from the coding sequence ATGACGACGATGACGCATGACGGATATCTGGCGACAGTCGAAATCGACGAAGACGCCGGCATAATGCACGGCCGCGTCATCAACGCCCGTGCAATGCTCACATTCGAGGGCGAGACGCTTGCCGAACTGCGCCAGGCATTCGCAGACACGATCGAAGATTACCGCGATTGGTGCAAAGAGCGCGGCGTTGAACCCGAAAGGCCTTATTCCGGCACGCTTTCCATTCGCATCACCCCCGAGCTTCACAAGCGGGTTGCGGAGCTGGCGGCAAAGGCCGGCGAGAGCATAAACCAGTTCATCGCCGAGCGCCTCGAAGAGGTCGCGTAG
- a CDS encoding type II toxin-antitoxin system HicA family toxin codes for MNAKHRRTIEAIFARPVPSDIRWTEIESLLVALGAERSEGRGSRVRFLLNGVEAVFHRPHPKPETNKGAVASVREFLKMAGVWP; via the coding sequence ATGAACGCCAAGCACCGGCGCACCATTGAGGCGATATTCGCCCGCCCCGTCCCGTCGGACATTCGATGGACGGAAATCGAAAGCCTCTTGGTCGCGCTCGGCGCAGAGCGTTCGGAAGGACGCGGCTCCCGCGTTCGGTTCCTGCTAAACGGCGTTGAGGCGGTTTTTCATCGCCCGCACCCGAAGCCGGAAACCAATAAGGGCGCCGTCGCTTCAGTCCGAGAGTTTCTGAAGATGGCGGGTGTATGGCCATGA